From Oceanococcus atlanticus, a single genomic window includes:
- a CDS encoding tyrosine-type recombinase/integrase, with protein sequence METTQTHIPWNKGKLVGQKTALKLQEVWAIRVRLQLRKSARDLALFNLAIDSKLRGCDLVKLRVSDLIHGGQLVRRAAVVQQKTGKPVQFEVTEQTRAAVQRWIDEKQLGGSDYLFPSRVHASPHLTTRQYARVVQGWVSEIGLEGADYGTHSMRRTKASLIYRRTKNLRAVQLLLGHTKLESTVRYLGIEVDDALEIAEHMDI encoded by the coding sequence ATGGAAACAACACAAACGCACATCCCTTGGAATAAGGGCAAGCTTGTCGGCCAAAAAACGGCCTTGAAGCTGCAAGAGGTCTGGGCGATTCGCGTCCGACTCCAACTGAGGAAGTCGGCACGAGATCTGGCTCTGTTCAACCTGGCAATTGATTCAAAGCTTCGCGGTTGCGACCTGGTCAAGCTGAGGGTCAGTGATTTGATCCATGGCGGTCAGTTGGTTCGCCGAGCGGCCGTGGTCCAACAGAAGACCGGAAAGCCGGTGCAATTTGAGGTCACTGAACAAACCCGCGCGGCTGTTCAGCGATGGATCGATGAGAAACAGCTTGGTGGTTCGGATTATCTGTTCCCGAGCCGTGTCCATGCGTCTCCGCATCTGACCACCCGTCAATACGCGCGAGTGGTTCAAGGCTGGGTCAGTGAGATTGGACTCGAAGGTGCTGACTACGGAACGCATTCGATGCGCAGAACCAAGGCCTCGCTGATTTACCGGCGCACCAAAAACCTGCGTGCTGTTCAATTGCTGCTTGGCCATACCAAGCTTGAAAGCACTGTGCGATACCTTGGGATTGAGGTCGATGACGCCCTAGAAATAGCCGAGCAC
- the amoB gene encoding bacterial ammonia monooxygenase, subunit AmoB produces the protein MINYKRIGACLFALFATAVPELALAHGERAQMPQLRMRTVHWVDLNVSTTKLEINDELIVTGKFMPSKFWPHHVDSIEGTAFLNIGVPGPSFVRLDSRVNDEPMIRSTSFKPGHLYDYKIQLKARKSGRYHVHPVINIKGTGPIIGPGLWVEVVDGGVPFSNNAETLLGDTIDLESYGMANVKFWSILWFAVGLSWFVYWLTKCPIIIPRFRDVTELGPANADQILTKSDRRAGGVFLVLTLSLIVGGYMYTQETWPITTPLQTGKVDSPNVGLYAPPIQLTVKQARYRIPGRSFMVEFDITNEGDSPIRIGEFAAGNLRFINPKILDVQPRDSHDLVASDALRVEGGAIHPGETKRVTIFADDALWETERMTTMIASPDAVVAGLLHFFDENGQRYLVEFGGPMIPVFG, from the coding sequence ATGATAAATTACAAACGGATTGGTGCCTGTTTGTTTGCACTCTTTGCCACTGCTGTTCCTGAACTTGCGCTTGCACACGGTGAGAGGGCTCAAATGCCCCAGCTGAGAATGCGTACAGTGCATTGGGTGGATTTGAATGTCTCAACCACGAAACTTGAAATCAACGATGAATTGATCGTTACCGGCAAATTCATGCCCTCCAAGTTTTGGCCACATCATGTGGATTCAATTGAGGGTACTGCATTTCTCAATATTGGCGTGCCTGGGCCAAGTTTTGTGCGCCTCGATTCTCGCGTGAATGATGAGCCAATGATTCGCTCCACGTCCTTTAAGCCGGGGCATCTTTACGACTATAAGATTCAGCTGAAGGCACGAAAATCGGGTCGCTATCACGTGCACCCAGTGATTAATATCAAAGGAACGGGGCCGATAATCGGCCCGGGGCTTTGGGTTGAAGTGGTCGATGGAGGAGTGCCTTTCTCAAACAATGCTGAGACATTGTTGGGTGACACCATCGATCTTGAATCTTACGGTATGGCTAATGTTAAATTTTGGTCCATATTATGGTTTGCAGTGGGGCTGAGTTGGTTCGTATATTGGTTAACCAAATGCCCCATCATTATTCCTCGCTTCCGGGATGTCACTGAGCTGGGGCCCGCAAATGCCGATCAAATTCTCACAAAATCAGATCGGCGGGCAGGGGGAGTCTTCCTGGTTCTGACGCTCAGTTTGATCGTTGGTGGATACATGTATACTCAGGAAACGTGGCCAATAACGACACCGCTACAAACCGGCAAGGTCGACAGCCCTAACGTAGGTTTATATGCACCACCCATTCAGTTAACAGTGAAGCAGGCGAGATATCGGATTCCCGGAAGAAGCTTTATGGTGGAATTTGATATTACCAATGAGGGTGATAGCCCCATTCGCATTGGTGAATTTGCGGCAGGTAATCTGCGCTTTATTAATCCGAAGATTCTCGATGTTCAGCCCCGCGACAGTCATGATCTAGTGGCATCTGATGCTCTCCGCGTGGAGGGTGGGGCCATTCATCCAGGAGAAACCAAACGCGTGACCATTTTTGCGGATGACGCCCTTTGGGAAACCGAACGCATGACGACCATGATCGCTTCTCCGGATGCCGTAGTGGCAGGTTTGTTGCACTTCTTCGATGAGAATGGCCAGCGCTACTTGGTTGAATTTGGTGGGCCGATGATTCCGGTGTTCGGTTGA
- a CDS encoding methane monooxygenase/ammonia monooxygenase subunit A, producing the protein MIDTANSESLRSGMTSESEQRKLFIQVDLLAIPLVVLLFAGIFSFHFALLVGDWDYWVDWRDRRWWPLVTPLALTVLPGVFGYLLWDRLRLPLGGTLTILCLTAAAWVSRYLNFHLFADFPMNFVWPSTYIGLGLLLDCLLLLTRSFFWTGLFGGFAFGLLIYPLNWPLLAPFQVPVELHGTMLTVADLMGYEYIRTAIPEYVRIIEEATLRTFGEAVTPLTAVFAGFLNILNYWLWVWVGYLGAKAIWIRKIV; encoded by the coding sequence ATGATTGATACAGCAAATTCGGAGTCTCTTCGGTCTGGAATGACATCCGAGAGTGAGCAGCGCAAGCTCTTTATACAAGTTGATTTACTGGCAATCCCTCTTGTAGTTTTGTTATTTGCCGGAATATTCAGCTTTCATTTCGCATTATTAGTGGGAGATTGGGACTATTGGGTTGATTGGCGTGATCGTCGCTGGTGGCCATTGGTTACACCACTCGCCTTAACCGTTTTACCCGGTGTTTTTGGGTATCTTCTTTGGGATAGATTGCGACTACCTTTGGGCGGAACACTCACTATCTTATGTCTGACCGCTGCTGCCTGGGTCAGCCGATATCTGAATTTTCATCTGTTTGCAGATTTTCCGATGAACTTTGTATGGCCTTCGACATACATTGGCTTGGGTTTATTGCTGGATTGTCTGCTACTCCTGACTAGAAGTTTCTTTTGGACCGGTCTGTTTGGCGGGTTCGCATTTGGCTTGTTGATTTACCCATTGAACTGGCCCCTACTCGCGCCATTTCAAGTTCCTGTTGAATTGCATGGAACCATGCTAACTGTGGCCGATTTAATGGGTTATGAATATATTCGTACCGCCATACCGGAGTATGTTCGGATTATTGAAGAAGCGACCTTGCGTACATTTGGTGAAGCGGTTACCCCGTTGACTGCAGTTTTTGCCGGGTTTCTTAATATTCTGAATTATTGGCTCTGGGTTTGGGTTGGATATTTAGGTGCTAAGGCGATTTGGATCCGTAAAATTGTGTAG
- a CDS encoding methane monooxygenase/ammonia monooxygenase subunit C gives MSNHSYIAPEAPWAKFVTAAVGVGVVFLLYRVYQHATAFTVGLDYFSPEFQKYWMTLLYVQLPVLTAIGCGIAAWLIWTRDRNLDELAPAEELRRYLVLLSMILMFGLIAYLVASPFTEADAAWHQVTVRDTDFTPTHITLFYFGIPCFIISAMTSFLYARTRLPEFANRLSVSFAIVVAGPIMIMPNLGLNEWGHTFFYAEELFAAPIHWGFVLLGWSAFAAGGLLVQILRRMTELSRVIGQNPGKPASMSH, from the coding sequence ATGTCAAATCACAGTTATATTGCGCCTGAAGCACCTTGGGCAAAATTTGTTACTGCAGCAGTTGGGGTTGGAGTTGTCTTCTTGCTGTATCGCGTATACCAGCATGCAACTGCATTTACCGTAGGCTTGGACTACTTTTCGCCAGAATTTCAAAAATACTGGATGACACTGTTGTACGTTCAGCTACCCGTATTGACAGCGATTGGTTGCGGGATTGCGGCTTGGTTGATTTGGACGCGAGACCGCAATCTTGATGAACTGGCACCCGCCGAAGAACTGAGGCGTTACCTGGTACTGCTTAGCATGATTCTAATGTTCGGATTGATTGCTTACCTCGTGGCATCGCCGTTCACAGAGGCAGATGCAGCATGGCATCAAGTGACCGTCAGGGACACCGATTTTACTCCCACACACATCACACTTTTCTATTTTGGAATACCGTGCTTCATCATTAGTGCGATGACATCATTTCTGTATGCACGGACGCGTTTGCCGGAATTTGCAAATAGGCTTTCGGTGTCATTTGCCATTGTTGTGGCCGGTCCAATAATGATCATGCCTAATCTAGGCCTTAATGAATGGGGCCACACCTTTTTTTATGCCGAAGAACTTTTTGCGGCGCCAATTCATTGGGGGTTTGTCCTTCTTGGATGGTCAGCATTTGCTGCGGGCGGTCTGCTGGTCCAAATCCTTCGCAGGATGACCGAGTTAAGCCGGGTGATTGGGCAAAATCCTGGAAAGCCAGCAAGCATGAGCCACTGA
- a CDS encoding MerR family transcriptional regulator has protein sequence MSRTKVKGPDGHPYRISEIISRSGFSRQAIHFYLKEGLLPPPVKTSKNLGWYSEQHLETLALIKKLQHERFLPLKAIKSLLQGSGDFDFSEPQLEILSGIRARLGQDHDDLSVGASPGDLAEEMGLSTREQKELRDHLFLAKSGVATVSDVEITRLWIKMRDAGISEERGFSPKDLLFIYELADRCVEKEIKILRKRIHDLPPAETTALVDVVVPAINTIFCIVHQRKLKAYIESFLESSQSNPG, from the coding sequence ATGAGCAGAACGAAGGTTAAGGGGCCAGACGGTCACCCTTATAGAATAAGTGAAATTATTTCCAGATCGGGATTCAGCCGGCAGGCGATCCACTTTTATTTGAAGGAAGGGTTGTTACCGCCGCCAGTTAAGACATCGAAGAATCTTGGTTGGTATTCGGAGCAACATCTGGAAACACTTGCGCTGATTAAAAAGCTCCAGCATGAGCGTTTTTTACCGCTCAAAGCGATTAAAAGCCTTCTACAAGGCTCCGGAGATTTCGATTTTTCAGAACCACAGCTAGAAATCCTGTCCGGGATTAGGGCTCGCTTAGGCCAGGATCATGATGATCTTAGTGTGGGTGCCAGTCCGGGAGATCTAGCAGAGGAAATGGGACTCTCTACGCGTGAGCAGAAAGAGTTGCGTGATCACCTGTTTTTGGCAAAAAGCGGAGTTGCCACAGTATCGGATGTCGAGATTACTCGTTTATGGATAAAGATGCGTGACGCAGGCATATCGGAGGAACGGGGCTTCAGTCCAAAGGATTTGCTCTTTATCTATGAACTTGCGGACAGGTGTGTGGAGAAGGAAATAAAAATTCTGCGTAAACGTATCCATGACCTGCCGCCTGCTGAGACAACTGCATTGGTGGATGTCGTCGTTCCAGCGATTAATACAATTTTTTGCATTGTTCATCAACGGAAATTGAAAGCCTATATTGAGAGTTTTCTTGAAAGTTCTCAATCAAATCCAGGGTAG
- a CDS encoding WD40/YVTN/BNR-like repeat-containing protein — translation MLAIANPSRANEPIPSEIMPLALSAQINDLAVSDNVEIGVGERGIILRRVGRGAWQQIQSPVSSLLNAVFLIGKKGWAVGHDAVILMTQDAGLSWTIAQRNAELQKPFLDIHFTDEKIGFAVGAFGLFMNSIDGGKTWRTVQVEEFLDLPPHLNAIRELNDKSLLIVGEMGTVAHSTDGQKWHVSNVSYEGSIFTIVPAGKKGAVVGGMRGNTFFTQNPAMSPWQSLDLGSTKSVYGGDRSGSGDVYLAAGNEIFRLRKNDGQVRINRLPVDWLGDASDAGGITTLLVSADEIVVGTYSGVRSFLMP, via the coding sequence ATGTTAGCCATAGCAAATCCTAGTCGCGCAAATGAACCGATTCCATCGGAAATTATGCCCTTAGCGCTGTCCGCACAAATAAACGATCTTGCTGTAAGTGACAATGTTGAAATCGGTGTCGGTGAACGCGGAATTATCTTGCGGCGTGTGGGGCGAGGCGCATGGCAGCAAATCCAAAGCCCGGTTAGTAGCTTGCTAAATGCTGTATTTTTAATCGGTAAAAAGGGGTGGGCGGTCGGGCACGATGCAGTCATCTTGATGACCCAAGATGCGGGGTTGAGTTGGACAATCGCGCAACGGAATGCAGAATTGCAAAAACCGTTTTTGGATATTCACTTCACTGACGAAAAAATCGGTTTTGCCGTAGGGGCATTCGGTCTCTTCATGAATTCGATCGACGGGGGTAAAACCTGGCGTACGGTGCAGGTGGAAGAGTTTCTTGATCTACCACCACACCTAAATGCCATTCGCGAGTTGAATGATAAATCCTTGCTGATCGTTGGAGAGATGGGCACGGTTGCTCACTCGACTGACGGACAGAAGTGGCATGTTTCCAATGTTAGCTATGAAGGGTCAATTTTTACGATCGTGCCTGCGGGGAAGAAAGGGGCAGTGGTCGGCGGCATGCGGGGCAACACCTTCTTCACCCAGAATCCGGCGATGTCGCCATGGCAATCGCTGGATTTGGGAAGCACCAAGTCGGTGTACGGTGGCGATCGTAGCGGGTCCGGCGACGTGTATCTCGCAGCGGGTAACGAGATATTTAGATTGAGAAAAAATGATGGACAGGTGAGGATCAACCGTCTGCCGGTAGATTGGCTAGGCGATGCCAGCGATGCCGGTGGTATTACTACCTTGCTTGTGAGCGCTGATGAGATTGTTGTAGGCACATACTCTGGCGTTCGTAGTTTTCTGATGCCATAA
- a CDS encoding DUF1302 family protein: protein MAIQGCNGRSVLALIGAILIVPEAISATFSFNLLDQPFQAVLNNTATLGTQWRIEDRKDYLVGKGSLNPDVCAGVYQACQGLHREQIYPAQQLARSPGMASNNFDDGNLFYDKGDITQAALKFNQDLTITSGDFGLFVRTVAIYDHSNYKNFVTNQPNAITPENAADVAFTDTPGPTGNLIENRYLPTVYGAGAQVRSERDDDEALRQLGMRYDLLDANVFGAFDLPGDRRALVRVGRQQINWGESTVAVINSVNQANPVNVNSLYRIGFGLLEELFSPVGMARISVPVLGEISMDAYYQYEWEPIEIPTPGSLMSFADVGTYDLVDHVNASFGGSAVDPERVALPLNNPLTTIANTSATIDRIADRNPRDQGQFGISFNYYAEGLNNGTGFGLYFMNYHSKLPYVSAISSIPSCARREGNSAGIDATNTLELLEVCDNLPLSSSTLGVTQLVLDLTALIALSPGVALNDLGAVEQVLSSPLGVVNGLAGLLVPKPNQEFSNVVPLDQPDIFLEYPEDLQMFGLSFNTTYGEYSFQGEVAYRPNVPLQVALIDVLFTALGPSLSRCDHEDIQCAGTTNSVGFTEDGGRNYSLYPRNDYIDENGEHPRFDTINLAVGSVPGSRRSFPSFLESFRNIPLGETAPRSYVQGWIPGKVFQFNLGATRVLGGSENWIGADQVILLHELAATWVSNMPNFDELQIEGPLSATTHASAGADGSGADRSRLACAATETCSFGPDGLRFNPFQASKDAFADELSWGYRLVALTRYESVFPGISIAPLFIWQTDIQGNSPGPGGNFVEGRNQLFTILELRYQESLSLNLTYNAFWGGGANNLYQDRDNLGFFVKYQF from the coding sequence ATGGCAATCCAAGGTTGCAATGGGCGGAGTGTGCTTGCGTTGATTGGTGCGATATTAATAGTGCCCGAAGCGATTTCTGCTACGTTCAGTTTTAATCTGCTGGACCAGCCGTTCCAAGCAGTACTCAATAATACGGCAACCCTGGGCACCCAGTGGCGCATCGAAGATCGCAAGGATTATCTAGTCGGTAAAGGTAGTCTCAATCCTGACGTGTGTGCAGGGGTATACCAAGCATGCCAAGGCTTGCACCGTGAGCAAATCTACCCCGCTCAACAGCTGGCGCGTTCGCCCGGCATGGCCTCAAACAATTTCGATGATGGCAACTTGTTCTACGATAAGGGCGACATTACCCAAGCCGCCTTGAAGTTTAACCAAGATCTAACCATTACATCTGGAGATTTCGGGCTATTTGTTCGCACAGTCGCAATATATGATCATTCAAACTACAAAAATTTTGTAACCAATCAGCCCAATGCGATTACGCCTGAAAATGCAGCGGATGTCGCATTTACCGACACCCCGGGTCCAACAGGAAATTTGATTGAAAACCGTTACCTGCCGACTGTTTATGGGGCAGGTGCTCAGGTTCGTTCAGAACGCGATGATGATGAGGCTCTACGCCAGTTAGGCATGCGTTACGACCTGCTTGATGCCAATGTCTTTGGCGCATTTGATCTGCCGGGTGATCGGCGCGCACTGGTTCGAGTGGGCCGGCAGCAGATTAACTGGGGAGAAAGCACTGTTGCTGTGATCAATAGTGTAAATCAAGCGAACCCTGTCAACGTCAATAGTCTGTACCGCATAGGTTTTGGCTTGCTGGAAGAGCTGTTCTCACCTGTGGGAATGGCTCGAATTTCAGTGCCTGTGCTGGGTGAAATTTCGATGGACGCTTATTACCAATATGAATGGGAACCCATTGAGATTCCGACGCCAGGGAGCCTGATGTCTTTTGCTGACGTGGGCACTTACGATTTGGTTGATCATGTAAACGCGAGTTTTGGTGGTTCCGCCGTTGATCCTGAACGCGTTGCCCTACCACTGAACAACCCATTGACAACAATCGCCAACACCTCGGCAACGATCGATCGAATAGCGGATCGCAACCCCCGAGATCAGGGGCAGTTTGGTATCTCATTCAATTATTATGCAGAAGGCTTGAACAACGGCACCGGATTCGGTCTGTATTTCATGAATTATCACTCAAAGCTACCCTATGTGAGTGCGATTTCATCGATCCCCAGTTGTGCCCGGCGGGAAGGCAACAGTGCGGGTATCGACGCCACAAATACACTGGAGTTGCTCGAAGTTTGCGATAACCTGCCGTTATCCAGCTCGACCTTGGGAGTCACTCAGTTGGTCCTCGATTTGACCGCGTTGATTGCATTAAGCCCTGGTGTGGCGCTGAACGATCTCGGGGCGGTCGAACAAGTGCTTAGCTCACCACTCGGTGTCGTCAATGGGCTGGCGGGTTTACTGGTGCCGAAACCAAATCAGGAATTTTCCAATGTGGTGCCGCTTGATCAGCCAGATATATTTTTGGAATATCCAGAAGATCTTCAAATGTTTGGTCTTAGTTTTAACACGACCTATGGAGAGTATTCATTCCAGGGCGAGGTGGCCTACAGGCCTAATGTGCCGCTGCAAGTTGCCTTGATTGATGTGCTGTTTACAGCGCTGGGACCCTCACTATCGCGTTGCGATCATGAGGATATTCAGTGTGCGGGTACAACCAATTCCGTGGGCTTCACCGAAGACGGCGGACGCAATTATTCCCTGTATCCGCGTAATGACTACATCGATGAAAACGGCGAGCATCCACGTTTTGATACGATCAACCTTGCGGTCGGGTCGGTGCCTGGCTCGCGTCGTTCTTTTCCTAGCTTTTTGGAATCATTCCGCAACATTCCATTAGGGGAGACCGCTCCTCGGAGTTACGTTCAAGGCTGGATTCCCGGCAAGGTTTTTCAATTTAACCTAGGGGCCACACGCGTTCTGGGCGGATCTGAAAACTGGATTGGCGCGGACCAGGTGATATTGCTTCATGAGTTGGCGGCGACATGGGTCAGCAATATGCCAAATTTCGATGAATTGCAGATTGAAGGTCCTTTGTCAGCAACAACACATGCAAGTGCCGGTGCTGATGGGAGTGGCGCCGATCGATCACGCTTGGCATGTGCGGCCACAGAAACGTGTAGTTTTGGCCCTGATGGACTCAGATTCAATCCATTCCAAGCATCTAAGGACGCTTTTGCAGATGAACTTTCTTGGGGCTATCGATTGGTCGCTCTGACTCGCTATGAGTCTGTATTTCCTGGAATTAGCATTGCGCCCCTGTTCATTTGGCAGACTGATATTCAGGGTAACTCTCCTGGACCGGGTGGGAACTTTGTTGAGGGACGGAACCAGTTGTTCACCATTCTCGAATTGCGTTATCAAGAATCTTTGTCTTTGAATCTAACCTACAACGCATTTTGGGGAGGGGGCGCCAACAACCTCTACCAGGACAGGGACAACTTAGGTTTCTTTGTGAAGTACCAGTTTTAA
- a CDS encoding DUF1329 domain-containing protein, producing MQNNVEGRRASCNRYGDDEMTRCKVMLVATLLTASTTGLAGVSAQEAEKLGKSLTPIGAERAGNEDGSIPEWTPIEPFGKASGEFPNNPEVEADRPAYLVSAANVDQYIDKMSAGHKELFRRYPDSYKMIVYPTRRVANFPDRIKEETIKNATRASLNGVDDPQGAFVGFPFPIPQSGAEIPWNHRSKWRGENIRRYNNQMIVQLDGKFSLTKIVEDVQFDYASIANPNPAELQPGTTFIRYLSQTISPPRIAGTYILVHEKAGFGPEGRAAWLYAPALKRIRRAPAVCCDNPYEGTDGHQFYDQVDMYNGVLERFRWKLLGKREMLIPYNSYKIAGDSVKYADIAQPGHINQNLPRYELHRVWVVEAENKPDQRHTFSKRTMYFDEDTWNIVMIDDYDHQGQLMQFQEGHLVQFSAMLASTTVPEVIYHFNSGRYFVTAMFNEDEPYDNTVTYDDKFFEASSVQRKASK from the coding sequence ATGCAAAACAACGTGGAGGGGCGACGAGCCTCTTGTAACCGATATGGAGACGATGAAATGACAAGATGTAAGGTGATGCTGGTCGCAACGCTTCTGACTGCCTCAACGACTGGCCTGGCTGGCGTCAGTGCCCAAGAAGCAGAAAAACTTGGCAAATCGCTGACACCGATTGGCGCCGAGCGCGCAGGGAATGAGGATGGCAGTATTCCGGAGTGGACCCCAATTGAACCTTTTGGCAAGGCGAGCGGTGAGTTTCCCAATAATCCGGAAGTTGAGGCCGACCGGCCTGCGTATCTTGTTTCGGCAGCGAATGTAGATCAATACATAGACAAAATGTCCGCCGGTCACAAAGAGCTATTCCGTCGATACCCCGATAGTTACAAGATGATCGTGTATCCGACTCGTCGTGTTGCGAACTTTCCCGATCGCATCAAGGAAGAAACCATTAAGAATGCGACGCGAGCTTCATTAAATGGTGTCGATGATCCGCAGGGTGCTTTCGTTGGATTTCCTTTCCCAATTCCACAAAGTGGGGCAGAAATCCCGTGGAATCATCGTTCCAAGTGGAGAGGCGAGAACATACGGCGCTACAACAATCAAATGATTGTGCAATTGGATGGGAAATTTTCATTAACAAAAATTGTTGAAGACGTTCAGTTTGACTACGCGAGTATTGCAAACCCGAACCCGGCAGAACTGCAGCCGGGCACAACATTCATTCGTTATCTATCCCAAACAATCTCGCCTCCACGCATTGCGGGTACCTACATTTTGGTGCATGAAAAGGCCGGATTTGGCCCCGAAGGGCGTGCGGCTTGGTTGTATGCACCAGCACTAAAACGTATTCGCCGGGCACCCGCAGTTTGTTGTGATAACCCCTATGAAGGCACTGATGGGCATCAGTTTTACGATCAGGTTGATATGTATAACGGTGTGCTTGAGCGCTTCCGTTGGAAACTTCTCGGGAAGCGAGAAATGTTGATTCCATACAACTCATACAAAATTGCCGGTGATTCTGTGAAGTACGCGGATATTGCTCAGCCGGGGCATATCAACCAAAACCTGCCTCGCTACGAGTTGCATAGAGTTTGGGTGGTTGAGGCAGAGAATAAGCCGGATCAACGCCACACCTTCAGTAAACGCACCATGTATTTTGACGAAGATACCTGGAACATCGTGATGATCGATGATTACGACCACCAAGGTCAACTGATGCAATTCCAAGAGGGGCATCTTGTTCAGTTTTCGGCAATGTTGGCTTCGACAACAGTCCCTGAGGTGATCTATCACTTCAATTCTGGTCGCTACTTTGTCACGGCGATGTTTAACGAAGATGAGCCGTATGACAACACCGTGACTTACGACGACAAGTTTTTTGAAGCAAGTTCTGTTCAGCGTAAGGCATCTAAATAG